TTTAATTGAGGAGGTTGAGTAAAAGAGACATTTTTCTGGATGGGAAACCCAGTTTTTAATTCTCAGGTGATTTTGCGCTAAAACGGCTGGTTGCGTCTTGATTCCAGAAAATAACGAAAACCAATAAAAGCAAAACTTAAAAAAAAGATATTGTTAGGATTTCATAGCTTTTTATTTGCACTTGGCGAATTGCCAACCGAACGGAAACCATTAAATCTGATAATTGATAGGACTTTTGGGTAAAATAACGATGTTAATGCTACTTTTTTATGTGGGTGATGACCTGTATGCGCTGGATAGTTCTCAAGTCGTTGAAGTAATTCCCAGAGTAATTTTGAGAAAAATTCATCACGCACCAGATTACGTCGCAGGATTATTTAACTATAGAGGTGGAATAGTACCGGTGATCGACCTCTGCCATTTAATCCAAGGAAAACCCAGTCGGTCTCACTTGAGTACTCGAATTATTATGGTTAATTACGTAGCTAAAGACAACAGCAGGCGTTGCTTTGGATTAATGGCAGAACGGGTGACAGAAACATTAAATAAACCGGATACCATTTGGGTAGACAACGGAACACAGGCTGATAAGCCTTATCCTTATTTAGGAGGGATTATTATGGATGAAAAAGGTATGATCCAGCATATCCGATTAGAGTATTTATTATCAGATTCGCAACATCAATATTTATTAAAAGCAGGAGAAGGATAATGTCCCAGCAAGTAATTGAGACACTGCTAAAAAATAAAATAGGGTTAGATGTTAACATAATTGGCTCCCAAGA
The Leptolyngbyaceae cyanobacterium DNA segment above includes these coding regions:
- a CDS encoding chemotaxis protein CheW — its product is MLMLLFYVGDDLYALDSSQVVEVIPRVILRKIHHAPDYVAGLFNYRGGIVPVIDLCHLIQGKPSRSHLSTRIIMVNYVAKDNSRRCFGLMAERVTETLNKPDTIWVDNGTQADKPYPYLGGIIMDEKGMIQHIRLEYLLSDSQHQYLLKAGEG